One window of the Lodderomyces elongisporus chromosome 6, complete sequence genome contains the following:
- the CAC2 gene encoding Chromatin assembly factor 1 subunit (BUSCO:EOG092611HB), whose translation MEAATVTVHWHNDNQPIYSVDFQHHRLLSSNTNKSNESNPEQQHLRLATAGGDNNVRIWRVNNESNDFRDEENISNINDNPITTTTTTSATTSVSTLKPPSSVEYLSTLAKHSQAVNVVRFSPRGDILATAGDDGTLFLWKLSDKIIKTLETEEEDDDIQESWIVVGTIRSSTAEIMDLAWHPSGKYLVTGSMDNTLRVYKIQQEDSGLNTALSKVKGEVLCSFTDHSHYIQGVTWDPMGKYLASQSADRTMNVYEVEQTELDNTNSIEKIKLLHKFQRFQNSSLYYSETLPSFFRRLSFSPDGILLVTPAGLEDCGNQSSNSDSNASANASANASANTEANTEANTEANTDTNADTNAGTNADTNADTNAEADTISNTEVNTSSSNEQVKEDTAKATTSDSNTQSEKPVLKTISSPPITSKNSVYIYSRTRLSTSPILKLCGLTKPAVAIAFSPIKYQTTNQGNVLNLPYKLVFAVATLDTIIVYSSDNNFKPLGQVSNLHYQPITDLSWTSDGQRIVASSVDGFCSFVNFHSGVLGQRYTGPNIEVSQLNGKAKKRKRESEVNDDKATISASSSGGDGLEGESVEKVKKTKDPIQQTGLKETTDIKKTKETKETKETKETKETKETKETKETKETKEHDSPPKPVQTIDSFFNTEKKVTKKKKRIAPTLIK comes from the coding sequence ATGGAAGCTGCAACTGTAACTGTGCATTGGCACAATGACAACCAACCAATATACTCAGTAGACTTTCAACATCATCGTCTTTTACTGTCAAAcacaaataaaagtaaTGAATCCAACccagaacaacaacatttaCGACTAGCCACTGCTGGTGGAGATAATAATGTACGGATCTGGCGCGTTAATAATGAATCAAATGATTTTagagatgaagaaaacaTTAGTAACATCAACGACAATCCCATCActaccacaacaaccactTCAGCAACCACTTCAGTATCCACTTTGAAACCACCTTCATCAGTCGAATATCTTTCCACACTCGCCAAACACAGCCAAGCAGTTAATGTTGTTCGATTCAGTCCTCGAGGAGACATATTGGCCACTGCAGGCGATGACGGTACATTGTTCCTTTGGAAACTCAGTGATAAAATAATCAAAACCTTGGAAACTGAAGAGGAGGACGATGATATCCAAGAAAGTTGGATTGTTGTCGGTACAATTAGGTCAAGCACTGCCGAAATAATGGACTTGGCATGGCATCCACTGGGGAAGTACCTAGTGACTGGCTCAATGGACAATACATTGCGTGTTTACAAGATTCAACAAGAGGATAGTGGTTTGAATACTGCATTAAGTAAAGTTAAAGGAGAGGTACTTTGTTCATTTACTGATCACCTGCACTATATACAAGGAGTCACATGGGATCCAATGGGTAAATATTTGGCTAGTCAATCAGCCGATCGAACAATGAATGTGTACGAAGTGGAACAAACAGAACTTGATAACACAAATAGTATCgaaaaaatcaaactaTTACACAAGTTTCAAAGATTTCAAAATAGTTCTTTATACTACTCAGAAACATtaccttctttcttcagAAGATTGAGCTTCTCTCCTGATGGAATATTGTTGGTCACACCGGCAGGATTGGAAGACTGTGGCAATCAGAGCTCAAACTCGGATTCAAATGCAAGTGCAAATGCAAGTGCAAATGCAAGTGCAAATACAGAAGCAAATACAGAAGCAAATACAGAAGCAAATACAGATACAAATGCAGATACAAATGCAGGTACAAATGCAGATACAAATGCAGATACAAATGCAGAAGCAGACACAATCTCAAACACTGAGGTAAATACCTCCTCGTCTAATGAACAGGTAAAAGAGGACACGGCTAAAGCAACTACGAGTGATAGCAATACACAAAGTGAAAAACCTGtattaaaaacaatactGTCTCCTCCAATTACCTCGAAAAACTCCGTATACATCTACTCGAGAACACGACTCTCGACAAGCCCAATCTTGAAACTATGTGGCCTCACAAAACCGGCTGTTGCAATCGCATTTAGCCCAATAAAATACCAGACAACTAATCAAGGCAATGTGCTCAACTTACCATACAAACTAGTCTTTGCCGTGGCAACTTTAGACACCATCATAGTATATTCCTCAGACAACAACTTTAAACCATTGGGTCAAGTCTCAAATTTACACTATCAGCCAATAACAGATCTTTCATGGACTTCAGACGGACAACGTATAGTAGCAAGTTCTGTCGATGGATTTTGCTCATTTGTTAATTTTCATTCGGGTGTTTTGGGTCAGCGATATACAGGACCAAATATAGAGGTTTCTCAATTAAACGGCAAGGccaagaagaggaaaagagaaagtgaAGTCAATGATGACAAAGCGACGATACTGGCGAGTAGCTCCGGCGGTGATGGATTAGAAGGAGAATCGGttgaaaaagtgaaaaaaacaaaagatccAATACAACAAACGGGactaaaagaaacaacggacataaagaagacaaaagagaccaaggaaacaaaggaaacaaaggaaacaaaggaaacaaaggaaacaaaggaaacaaaggaaacaaaggaaacaaaggaGCATGATCTGCCACCAAAGCCTGTACAGACAATCGattcatttttcaatacggaaaaaaaagttaccaaaaagaaaaaaagaattgcaCCAACACTTATCAAATAG